ATTTTCATTTACTTCTGAATCATCACCTAACCAAGCTCCCACTAAAGTTTTTATTCCCATTTCTTTAGCTATAACAGGAATCAATTCATTACCTTCTGTACAAGAAAAAGTTCGAATCCACTCAATGTGTGGTTTCATTATGGTTAACCTTCTTCTGATTTGTTTTTCTGTAAGTTGATCTCCTGGTTTTTGTCCTTCTTCGTAAAAACTAGAGCATAATCCATGCAGACCAGCGTCTAAAAGGTCTTTAAAAATGTCTTTTAAATCTTCATCAGATTTTCCCTCTACAGAAAATCCAGAATTATGTATTAATGATTTTATTTTGCCTGCTCTATACGACATGATTTAATTCAAATTATTTAATATTTTAATTTTTCATTTTTATCCCAAATTCCCCAACGTGCTCCAACATCTCCTTCTTGGTGTACTTTCCATGATTCATCAAAAGATGAGAAGTAAAAGATTGGTATATTTCTTCTTTGTGACCAATTCATTGCGCTGATAAAATATTTCATCGCATTCATTTCAGATGGATTTGCACTATCGGTATTATCTCCTTTATTTGGCCATCCTGTTTCAGATATAATGACTGGTTTCCCTTCAGCAACTGCCTGAGTAACCGCATACATTTTCTTTAAATAATCTGAAGACTCATCAATGTGACTACCTTCCCAGAATGGATAACAGTTTGCTAAAATTAAATCGTTAACCTCTACTAATTTTGGTCTTTCTACGAATTGGTAATAGGCATCAACGTATCCTACAGGAATATTTGGTAAAGCTTCTTTTACTCTATTGATATAATTAATAAGTTCTTCCTCAGTTAAATCATTTCTAAGTAAAACTTCATTTCCTACCACAGCAATATCTACTAAACCATCATTCGCAAGTGCTATTAAATTCTTTATTTCCTCTTCGTTTTGAACTCTATCATCACTAATCCAAGCACCAACCATTGTTTTTAATCGTCTGCTCTTTGCAACTTTCGGTATAAGTTCATTTCCTTCAGTACAAGAGAAAGATCGAATCCATTCAGTATATGGTGCAACAATATCCATACGTTGTTGAATTTGTTGTTCTGACAATTGATCACCAATATTTTGACCTTCTAAATATGGACTAAAACATATTCCGTGTAGTTGTTTATTTAATACTTCATTAAACAACACTTTTACATCTTCTTTAGATTTGTTTGAGAAATCGATATTTGTTGAACTATCAATATCTAAATCACTTTGCCATAAAGAAGCCAACTTATCAGCTTGGTAATACGAAGATCCAAGAGGTTTCTTACGTCTGTCTAGTTCAGCTCTAATTTCATTTGCTCGTTCTTCAGAGATACTATAATCTCTCATTACATACATTGCAGCAAGCGTTCCTAAAATTGGGAAGAAACAGAAAAATGCATGTAATCCATCAACCGGTCCTTGTTGCGCTGTTGTTGGTACTTCAGATTCAAAACCTACAATCCAGATGATGACTCCACTAAGAGCACCAGCAATAGCAAAACCTACTTTAACCATCCACCAGTATATCGCTCCGAATATACCCTCTCTGCGTTTCCCTGTATTTAGTTCATCAATATCAATCACATCAGCTGTCATAGACATCATAATGGTAAATAAACTTCCTATTCCGAAAGAGAAAAATGGTAATGCAATGATATACATCCAAGGTTTTCCTGGCACAAATAAAAAGTATAACATGATGTATCCGAAAATGGAAATCGTTTGGCTTAACATGAAGGCTTTTTTCTTACCCATTTTCTTCGAAAGCCATGCTACAATTGGAATCACAATAAACGTAGTTCCTAAAGCTCCTAAACATCCGAATAAAGAAACCCAAATACCAGCATCTCCAGCATCTCCATTAAACAACTTGTATACAATAACGAAAAATGTTAGTGAAGAAACTGCCATGAAAGCGTTGTAAATAAAGAATGTAGATAAACACAACTTTCTAAATTCTTTAATCTTAAAAGCCTCAACAAAACTCCTTAAAATAGATTGTAAACTTCCTCCTATATTTGATATGCTTAATGGCTCATAGTCTTTATCTAATGTAGATTCACTTTTTATAAAAAGCGCAGGAACTATGGCACAAATTGCACACGGAATTGCCACCCAAATAGCGAGTTCTCTTGCTGCAACATCAGCAGAAGGAAACCATTCAGGATCATACATGATAATCCAAAATAAGGGAGCAATTACCCAAGCCCATTGTCCTATCCATTGAGCAATGGCCATAATATTAGTTCTTTCATGAAAATCGTCGCTCATTTCATAACCCATTGCTACATATGGAACACTAAAAAGTGTTAATCCAAAGTAAAATATTACAGACCAAAAGAAGAAATACATAAAATTATATTCCACTGTATTTTCCTTGAACAATTGCCACATGAAAACATAGGCGAATCCCATTAAGAGACCTCCCATTAAAACATACTGTCTTCTTCTTCCCCATTTTGATTTTGTATTATCAGAGATAAAACCCATTAATGGATCAGTAATGGCATCAAATAGTCTTGGAAATAAATAAATCATTCCCCACATCAATCCAGTAAATTTTAGATCTTCAACCAAGACGACCATAAAAATTCCAAGTATGGCAGGAAACATTTGATTTGCGAACATACCAATACCAAAAGCTATTTTTTGGCCTAAAGGGACTTTTGCTGAATGTGACATAGTGTGTTTGTTTTAATTAGCTAATACTATAGTTTGTATTGCTTGTGGGTTAATAGTAATGTCTTTAGTAACTCCATTGAGTTCTAAAGAGAATTCTTTCTTATATTCTGTTTGATTAAATATTACAACTGAGATCGTTTTATCTGGGTTAATAGCTGCAGTAACCAATAATTCCTTGTCAGATGTTTGCACATCAATAACTTCTGCATTCGGACGAATATATTTACTGAAATGCGCCATGATATAATACAACGGCGTGTAGTAAACTTCATCAGCTTCTTCGTCCACGATTACTGGAGCCACACACCAATTCTTAAACCAATTAGGCCCTCCTTGTCGATTTAAAACCATGTTCCAATCGACCCAACCATCTACCCAATTATTCAAACAACCAATAATATCTCTTGCATATCTATTTGCAGGGGCATACTTTGGATGCAAATATTTTTGATTTTCTGGTGCCCAGTCCCATCCCCAATCTGTTGCTTCTTTTTTCCAATACCAAGCATCATCCTTCCATTTTGGAACTTCTGCATCAATACATCCTTCTGTTTCGATTAAATATTTATTTGGTGCCTTATTATGTGCATATTGTAATTCTTCTGGAAATACTTCATATGTGCTTTCATACCAATGAATTGCAGTTCCATCGTAGTACTTAGATGAAGCTTCATCTTTATACATAACATCTACCCATTCTTTTAATCCCGCACGATTTTGATCGTAGCCTAAAATGATTTTATCTCCATAACCATCACTTTCTAATTTTGGGCCTAAATGGTGCTGTACAAAATCCGTCATTTCTTGAGGAGTAAAATGCATGCTCTCCCAGTTATTTCCATTTCCGTGAGGTTCATTTTCTACAGTAAATCCCCATATTTCAATTCCTTCGGATTTGTAAGCTTCCAAATACTTTGAAAAGAACAGTGCCCAAGAATCATAATATTCTGGTAATAATTTTCCTCCAACCCAATGGTTATTATCTTTCATCCATGGTGGAGCTGTCCATGGTGAAGCAAAAATTTTGAATCCGTCTTTAGAAGTAGCTAAAGCTGCCTTAATCATTGGAATTAAATCTTCTTTATCTTCTTTTACAGAAAAATCCTTAAGCTCTTTATCTGGTGTTGGTGTGTAAGAATAGTTCGTAAGGGAAAAATCGCACGAATTCATATGTGTTCGAGTTAAAGAATAATTTGCTCCTTCTCTACTGAAATATGCATCGATAATTTCCTTACGATTTTTCTCACTTAACTTGTTTAATAAATATGCTGATGATTCAGTAAAAGCACCTCCAAATCCAGTAATTTTTTGAAATCTCTTACTTGTATCTAAAACAATTTTAGATGAAGTCTCTGTTCTGGAAAACTCACTTATCTTCGATAATTTATTTCCTGAAGCAGAAGTTTCAAAAACCTCAACATTTAATTCTTGTTTTGTAGTACAATTCATCAGTAACGATAGACTTATAATTGTGTAAATAGATTTGGTTATGACTTTCATGATTGATTGTTTATGGTGTTATCACCAATTCTTTTTTAGTTGGTGGCATTGAAACCTCTATTAACAATGCTTCTTTATTTCCGTCATATGTTTTTTTAATTGTATTTCCCCCTCTTGTTAATCCTTTAAAAACACCTTGATCAACTAAATTCCATAATGCATATTTTGCTTTACCATCAATGGTAAATAGTCCAAAATGATTTTCTGATCCTCCAGGATTATTTGCGTCTTTCCATATTTCATCAAAAGCCTCGAAATAAAAACAAGACATTCCTTCTTTGGCCGTCCAATCTCGCATATGTTTATAGAACAACGCCTCTTTATATTCGTCAGTAGCTTTTGAACCAGGATTTCCATAATGTTCGTTAGAATAACTAGCCCAGCCTGTTTCTCCGATATGAATTGGTTTGTCAACACCAATACTCTTCATATATCTTTCTACACCATGATATTGAGACTCTGCATATCTTCTTGATCGCAGCATTGCTTCTTCAATTTTTTCAATGTTTGTTAAACTGTCTTCACTCTGAGCAACTCCCCAAAATCTAGGATTGTAATGTGTATCATGCATTGGATAAGTATGCATAGAAATAAAATCAACAGCAGCGATAAGTTTATTCAAATCTTCAACATGGTATTCATTACTTCCACCTCCCCAAGAGGCAAAATTATCTGAGCTTGTTATCCATAAATCTTTATCAAGTTTACCTTCTTTCTTAAGGTTTTGTAAATGATTTACCCATTTTAAGATTACCCAAGGTTGAACGAAGTAACTTGTCGCCCATTTAACCATGGCTTCATTACCAACTGCTATAATCTTCACAATTTCAGGATACTGGTTTGCTAGAGCAACGGCTCTACCAATTTCTCCTTCATTTTGTTCGCTTTCCACATTATGATCAACTGGATTTCCTGTCCAAGCATTTTTACAATCTATCCAAGCTCCCAACATTACATACATTTCAAATTCTGGATTGTCTTTTCTCAATTCCTGAATTGCTTTTAGTATGTTACTCGCATGTGCTAATTGAACATTATAAGTTCTTAATAATCGAATTCCCATTGCATGTAGAATTTTCATATCTTCTTTTAGCTCTTCTACAGTTGGCTGAATATCTCTAGTTGCTTTTCTATATCCTCCATAGGAAATAGCTAAATAATCTGGATTTCCTAGTATATCTTTCGCTGTCACTCTCTTCTTTTTTGGTAATTGCTTTTCCGTACTATTCTGTTTTTGAGCACACGAAAGCATAAAAATTGATACTAATAAAATTAGGTGCACTCTTATTTTCATGGTTGATTATTTTAAATGATTTTCACGAACATTTACAACAACTACATCTATTTTACCTGTTCGTTTAAAAATGTTTACACTTGAATCCTCATCTAACATCAATCCATTAATTACTATTTCATCTTCTCCCTTTTTTATTTGGATTTGGTTTTGATCTGAGATTTTATAGATAATTGGAATTTGACAATAGGTAAAAGCCAACATATTTTCTTGTAGAGGAATTACTTTTTCATTCCCATTAATATCTCGATAGTTGAAATTTTTAGATGTTGTTAGAAATTCATTTTTACGCAACAAACAAGGATCAAAATATAATTTACCTTCAGTTACAAAAACTCCCAACTCTCCAAAGCGACTAATAATATCCTCTTTTACTTGACCAGTCATTCCTGGTTGTTGAGCTCCTTTTCCTGCTGGTGTATGTGAATAAGGATCTGTTGGAAATGCTCCGTATAAACTTGGAGATTTGTGAACTCCTATTCCTTCATTAATTTCATAATAATGCTCCAATAATCGTCCTACAACTTCAGGTGATTCTTGATCTTTAATTGCTTTTAAACAGCATTCTTGAACAGCCAACTGAAGTTTAGAAACCATATGCCAATAAATTGAACCTAATCCTTCATAACCATAAAATGTTCCTGAACGACCTGTAAAAGCTTTATGGTTGAATATGATTTCAAAAACTTGTAAAGCTTTTTTCTTATCATCTTCTGATACTTCATCTTCCAGTTGATCTATTGCCGCTGATAAGTCATTTGCATTTTTGAAATTTCCGTTGAAATGATATTCTCCTTTTACATCTTTCTCAATTAAAGAAGTAACATTCTGAGAAATATGTTGAGTTAATAAACTCGAGCTTTCAACCAATTCTTTAGGAATATTGTTTCTCTTTAGAAATCCTGCTAAGTTCTTATTTGGATATAATAAGTAACTATATTGATCTTCTCTAAACAATTTACTTTTCTTCATGGCATCGAGTGCCATTAAAGCCTCTTTAGAGCCTAAGTAACCAGAGCTTAATGCAGCAACTTGACCTTCTAACATTTCGTCTAAGTAAGAAATAGAAACCTCTTTCTCCTCGTTCAAGGTCATTAAATTATAGGCGTGATATAAACCATCTGATCTTTTATTTGCACGAATAGAATGGTCTAAATATTTTAAACTTACATCCACAAAATCTTGTAATGCTTGTAAGCTCAATTTCTCTTTTTTACCTGAAAATGAGTTATTATAAACTTGAAGTCTAAATTCACTAGCGGGTTTTCCTAAACCGTCTAGAATAGTTTTTCTATCAGAGTTATTTATACTTACCGTTAGTAGTTCTTGGTGCTTGGTTAACGTTTCTGAAACCTTATTAAAAAAGTGTACCAACTCTTCTGAAACATCAACTGATTCAAGTTCTGTTGTACTAAAAACTGATTTGAAAAAGTTTAAAAATCTTCTTAAATAATACAAAGTAACCATAGACACTCCATTACCAACTAATGCATTATTAGCATCGTTCCACTCTGGACGTTGTGTGTTCATCCAAATTCCAGCTTCTGGAATAAAGTTGGATACTTTAGCTAACGTAGTTGCTAAGATTTTTTCTATGAAGTTCACCTTAATGATGAATCTGTTTTCATCTCTTAATAAAGCTCCATCTGCTCCTAACTCATTACGGCTTTTTCTAATTTCTTTATCAGAGTCTTCATCAAACTCTATAGTATCTTTCGGGTTCTTTAGAATATCTTCATAAGATTTAATTCTATATGGAACATTCGCATATACAAATAAGTCTTTATCAAAGAAACTCTCTAACTTTTTAGGTTGATGATTTTCTATAAATTCTAAGAACTTTTGAAGGTATATTATTTGATGATCTCCCCAATATCCAATGTAACTCCAAGGGTCATCAGGTTCAATAGTTTCCCAATCAAATCCTCCTTTTGTAACTCTATAAGGATTATAACCATCGAAAGTGGTTGCATTAAGAAACTTATGGATCATACTCTCAATAAAATCTGGATATGAATGGGCAAGGGCTTCCCAATTTTGGAAAATATCTCTCCAGTTTCCTTCGTAATCTAAAATTTTAGATCCGTCTTCATTTCTTGTGTTTATCGAAAATTTATTCCAAGGTCTACTTGGATCTCCGTGACGTCTACTAAATTTTAACGGCATGTATTCTAAACATAATCTTCTAAAATTCTTATCTGACACTTGAGAAGAAATCTTTTTAAGTGTAGATAATGAGAATTTCTCCGGAAGATTATCTATTATTTCTGCATTTTTAACTGCTACTTTTCTATTTGCTTTTCCAATGTAATCTTTAAAATCCCATTTTTCAATAGTGTAATTATGATCGAAAATTCCACCACGCATTATGTTGAATAATGTATTTGAAAAATGACGTGTATCTCTTAGTTCATCAGCAGTAAGTTGAAGTGCATCTGAAGACGCATTTAAATCAATAAGATCTTTTGTTCCTTGTTGAATATCTTTATTTACCTTTTCTATTAAATCACCATCATTCAGAATATTTTCTGACAACAGAACAACATCTGAATGGTTTTGATTTACATTGGTAATAAACATCCAGTCTTTCTCAGTATTTGCCTCAAGATCTATGGTTTTGTTTACGAAATAAGCTCCTTTTTCAGCCTTAACATCAACTTCTTGTTGAACTTTATTTTTATTTCTAAACGACTTTAGCTGAGATGATGACAGTAAATACTTAGTATTTTCGAGTCCTAAAGACCAAACTACATTTGCTTTTAATGCTTCACTAGGTTCTGCTTTATCCACAATAATTGCGCTTAGTGCAAAAATTCCTAATCCAGATTCTTCAACTAATTCACTTCTTTTATAAGCATCAACTAAATTACTACTCGCATTCTGTAAATCGCTACCTACACCATATGGTAATATATTTTGAATTCCATCTAAGATCTCAACTTTTACACCAGCCTCATTTTGATTGATTAAATGACTCTTACGAATAAAGCCATAATTATCACTAGAATTCCACTGATACCTAAAGATTAAATTTAGATCATGGTTTACTTCTTCAAATAAGACTTTGTTTCCGTAAGTATTTTTATATAGGTTTCTTGTAATTGTATATTTTCCTTCAAAACGATTTGAAAAAGGCTCCCAAATTTCAACAGTTCCATTAACATGAACTTTAAAAATTGATTTGCTTCCTGTAATATCAGAGCTTTCTGTAATCTTATCATCTGTATAATAAGGGAATAACGAATACTCTGCATTTTGTCTTCCTGCAGATAATCCTCCGTTACTCGAAATAAACATCCAATGATTAGATGCACTTACTATACTCATAAAGAAAGGACGCATTTCGTTAACATTACTTATTTTGAAAAACTCCTCATTTTGAATCGTAACTTTCTCTAAAATTACTCCCTTATCCACCTCTTTTTCTAAAGTTGAATTCATCATTACTTTCTTACTATACCTTAGTTGTTGTTATACCGTTTGATTAAAAAGGTCGAGAAAGTACCCGACCTTTTCATAATTCAAACAAGACTATTTACTATTATTGATTATTTTCTATTCTTGAGTAATATCATCGATGTAATAGATGGCATTACTTCCCACTGGAGCTGTATTGCTTTCATCGTAATCTGGGAAAATTACAATCTTATCATATCCATCAGCAAGATTAATTGCAGTTGAAGAAAAGTCAAAAGTTAACTCTACCCAAGTATTTGCCTGGCTAACTGTTTGATCAATATTATATGTTGGGATTGGTCCTTGATTCCCTTCTTTTTCTAATTGAAAACGAACGTTAATATTTGCTGTTGGAGACCAAATCTTCACCTTAAATGTAGTTCCTTTCGTTGCATCAATATCAGAACCGAAAATATGGAACATACCAGAATACCAAGCTGAACCAGCTACTTTATTAAATTGATACACATTAGCTGATGTATTAATTCCTGATTGATCAGGATTCGTAGCGATTGCTCCGTTTGCTCCTCCATCGAATGCTCCTGTAAAGGCAACACTATCTTCAAAGTTTAATAATGTAGAAGCTGTGGTTCCACCACCTCCTCCACCTCCACTACTTGGAGATTTATAGAAATAAATATTATCTAAGAAAATATCGAATGGAGTTGTTGTATTCGCACTTCCATCTCCGTTAAACTGACCGTCAAACTTCATTTGAATTACTGAATCCCATGTCATTCCTGTAAATGCCGACTTTGGTAAGTCTACACTATTCCAAGAACCTGGTGTTACTGGAACTTCTACTAAAATTTCAACAGTACCTGTAGCTGATCCTCCTGCATTAATTGGACTAACTTTTACCATTCTATCTGTTACTGTAGACGGCACCCAAATATCTACATGTAAATATTCCATTGCAGATGCATCTACTGGACCCGCAGCTCCAAAATCAGTACCTTGATAATTAAAGTTTGGATATGCTAAAACTAAATTTCCGTCTCCTGGATCAAAAGAAGTATTTACTTGTGTATGACCAGACTGTCCCCAGTTTGGATCGTAGTTACCAACAGCAATGTTCGCATATGATTCACCAAATATTGAAATCACATCTCCAGCATCTCTTGCTGGTGGCACAGGTGCAGACATTGTTGGTGTTGTTGGAGGTGCAATAACTTCTAGAGTTCTTGTTACTTCAGCAGCAGCATTTCCTGCAGCGTCACTTACGTTATACGTAATAGTATATGTTCCAATAGTATTTACATCTACTGTATCTCCACCAACAACAATATTTGCAGTAATATCTCCATCTAAATCATCTGTAGCACTTGCTCCTGCATCATTATATGCTGTTCCTTGAGAAATTGTAACCATTGCATCACCATTTAAGGTAATTGTTGGTGCAGTTATATCTACAGTTGGTACTTGCTGAATATCATCAAAATAGAATGTACCAGCAGTATTTCCAGGACCATCAACAAAGAATGTTACTCTATTATACGTAGCACTAGAAATATTGAAAGTAAAAATCATTTCTTCCCAACCTGTTCCTCCGTGTGATCTTACGATTTCAATTGGAGCTGCAGAACCTTCCTCTAATTTTAATAACACATCAACTGGAGTATTTGACCAGAAGTTCATTTTTACGGTTTTATCCGTTGTTAAATCTAAAGGTGCATCAATATCATAGAAGAAACCTTCCCATTGTGCTCCACTGTTTGTTAATGCTCCAACTTTAGATGCTGTTGCATTAGAACCTGAAGGATCTGGATTATCTACAACTTCAAATGCAGTACCATTAAACGTACTTACATCTTGATAACGTACATTTTCACCATCGAATGTGATTGGTAATCGCACTGGAATTGGAATATTAATGTAAACTTTGTCTTCGAACGAAGCTGTTGCTCCTGAAACATTTGTAGCTTTTAATGTTACTGTATATTCACCTGTTGGATAAATTTTGGTTGGATTAATTTCTTTTGAAGTTGTTCCATCACCAAAAGTCCATTCGTAATTATCGGCGTTTTCCGAGATATTGATAAAGGTAACTTTACCTAAATCTTGATTTACTGTATATGTATAACCTGCAGTTACTTCAGGTAAAACAGCATCTTCCTCCTCACAACCTAGAAAAGATATAATCAAAATAAAAATTGATAATAACTTGAAATTTTTAATTAACTGTTTCATCTTTTAATGTCTTTTGAATTAATTATTTTTTATACACTCTTACGTAATCTACAAGCATATTTTGTGGAAAAACTGTTTCACTATTAGGAGATCCCACAAAACTTCCTCCTACAGCTAAATTTATGATGATGTAAAATGGATGATCTAAAACCCATTCTCCTGTAACATCTGCTTTTGTAATTTGATTATATAAAACATCATCTACATAGAAGTTTACATAATCTGGAGCCCACTCAATTCCATACACATGAAAACCAGTATCGAATCTGTCATTTTCTAAAGTGTAACTCTTTGTAATTGCATTACCAGCTGAATACCCTGGACCATGAACACTTCCATGGATTACAGTTGGCTCTTGACCTCTGAATTCCATAATATCTATTTCACCACATTGCGGCCAAGTAAAACCAGGATCATTGCAATTATTTCCTAGTAACCAGAAAGCTGGCCACATTCCTTGTCCGTATGGAACTCTAATTCGTGCTTCAAACCTTCCGTAAGCTTGTTCGAAAAGACCTTCTGTTTTTATTCGTGCAGAAGTATATCCAGAACCATTAAATTGTTCTTGTCTTGCTGTAATAATTAGCACACCATTTTGAACAGTAACATTCTCTGGGCGATCTGTATAATACTGCAATTCATTATTTCCCCAGCCATTTTGACCAGTTCCTATATCGTATGTCCAAACAGAGCTATCTATAACTCCATCAGTATCAAATTCATCTTCTAAAACTAGATTCGAAAACGTAGCTACAGTTTGATCTTCACTATTTTCACATCCTACATAAATTAGAATTAGAAATGTTGACAAACCGATTAGAAATACTTTTTTAATC
This genomic window from Tenacibaculum sp. 190524A05c contains:
- a CDS encoding MFS transporter is translated as MSHSAKVPLGQKIAFGIGMFANQMFPAILGIFMVVLVEDLKFTGLMWGMIYLFPRLFDAITDPLMGFISDNTKSKWGRRRQYVLMGGLLMGFAYVFMWQLFKENTVEYNFMYFFFWSVIFYFGLTLFSVPYVAMGYEMSDDFHERTNIMAIAQWIGQWAWVIAPLFWIIMYDPEWFPSADVAARELAIWVAIPCAICAIVPALFIKSESTLDKDYEPLSISNIGGSLQSILRSFVEAFKIKEFRKLCLSTFFIYNAFMAVSSLTFFVIVYKLFNGDAGDAGIWVSLFGCLGALGTTFIVIPIVAWLSKKMGKKKAFMLSQTISIFGYIMLYFLFVPGKPWMYIIALPFFSFGIGSLFTIMMSMTADVIDIDELNTGKRREGIFGAIYWWMVKVGFAIAGALSGVIIWIVGFESEVPTTAQQGPVDGLHAFFCFFPILGTLAAMYVMRDYSISEERANEIRAELDRRKKPLGSSYYQADKLASLWQSDLDIDSSTNIDFSNKSKEDVKVLFNEVLNKQLHGICFSPYLEGQNIGDQLSEQQIQQRMDIVAPYTEWIRSFSCTEGNELIPKVAKSRRLKTMVGAWISDDRVQNEEEIKNLIALANDGLVDIAVVGNEVLLRNDLTEEELINYINRVKEALPNIPVGYVDAYYQFVERPKLVEVNDLILANCYPFWEGSHIDESSDYLKKMYAVTQAVAEGKPVIISETGWPNKGDNTDSANPSEMNAMKYFISAMNWSQRRNIPIFYFSSFDESWKVHQEGDVGARWGIWDKNEKLKY
- a CDS encoding glycoside hydrolase family 30 protein; the encoded protein is MKVITKSIYTIISLSLLMNCTTKQELNVEVFETSASGNKLSKISEFSRTETSSKIVLDTSKRFQKITGFGGAFTESSAYLLNKLSEKNRKEIIDAYFSREGANYSLTRTHMNSCDFSLTNYSYTPTPDKELKDFSVKEDKEDLIPMIKAALATSKDGFKIFASPWTAPPWMKDNNHWVGGKLLPEYYDSWALFFSKYLEAYKSEGIEIWGFTVENEPHGNGNNWESMHFTPQEMTDFVQHHLGPKLESDGYGDKIILGYDQNRAGLKEWVDVMYKDEASSKYYDGTAIHWYESTYEVFPEELQYAHNKAPNKYLIETEGCIDAEVPKWKDDAWYWKKEATDWGWDWAPENQKYLHPKYAPANRYARDIIGCLNNWVDGWVDWNMVLNRQGGPNWFKNWCVAPVIVDEEADEVYYTPLYYIMAHFSKYIRPNAEVIDVQTSDKELLVTAAINPDKTISVVIFNQTEYKKEFSLELNGVTKDITINPQAIQTIVLAN
- a CDS encoding glycosyl hydrolase family 17 protein, which translates into the protein MKIRVHLILLVSIFMLSCAQKQNSTEKQLPKKKRVTAKDILGNPDYLAISYGGYRKATRDIQPTVEELKEDMKILHAMGIRLLRTYNVQLAHASNILKAIQELRKDNPEFEMYVMLGAWIDCKNAWTGNPVDHNVESEQNEGEIGRAVALANQYPEIVKIIAVGNEAMVKWATSYFVQPWVILKWVNHLQNLKKEGKLDKDLWITSSDNFASWGGGSNEYHVEDLNKLIAAVDFISMHTYPMHDTHYNPRFWGVAQSEDSLTNIEKIEEAMLRSRRYAESQYHGVERYMKSIGVDKPIHIGETGWASYSNEHYGNPGSKATDEYKEALFYKHMRDWTAKEGMSCFYFEAFDEIWKDANNPGGSENHFGLFTIDGKAKYALWNLVDQGVFKGLTRGGNTIKKTYDGNKEALLIEVSMPPTKKELVITP
- a CDS encoding immunoglobulin-like domain-containing protein, translating into MKQLIKNFKLLSIFILIISFLGCEEEDAVLPEVTAGYTYTVNQDLGKVTFINISENADNYEWTFGDGTTSKEINPTKIYPTGEYTVTLKATNVSGATASFEDKVYINIPIPVRLPITFDGENVRYQDVSTFNGTAFEVVDNPDPSGSNATASKVGALTNSGAQWEGFFYDIDAPLDLTTDKTVKMNFWSNTPVDVLLKLEEGSAAPIEIVRSHGGTGWEEMIFTFNISSATYNRVTFFVDGPGNTAGTFYFDDIQQVPTVDITAPTITLNGDAMVTISQGTAYNDAGASATDDLDGDITANIVVGGDTVDVNTIGTYTITYNVSDAAGNAAAEVTRTLEVIAPPTTPTMSAPVPPARDAGDVISIFGESYANIAVGNYDPNWGQSGHTQVNTSFDPGDGNLVLAYPNFNYQGTDFGAAGPVDASAMEYLHVDIWVPSTVTDRMVKVSPINAGGSATGTVEILVEVPVTPGSWNSVDLPKSAFTGMTWDSVIQMKFDGQFNGDGSANTTTPFDIFLDNIYFYKSPSSGGGGGGGTTASTLLNFEDSVAFTGAFDGGANGAIATNPDQSGINTSANVYQFNKVAGSAWYSGMFHIFGSDIDATKGTTFKVKIWSPTANINVRFQLEKEGNQGPIPTYNIDQTVSQANTWVELTFDFSSTAINLADGYDKIVIFPDYDESNTAPVGSNAIYYIDDITQE
- a CDS encoding glycoside hydrolase family 16 protein, with amino-acid sequence MNHINKSMIKKVFLIGLSTFLILIYVGCENSEDQTVATFSNLVLEDEFDTDGVIDSSVWTYDIGTGQNGWGNNELQYYTDRPENVTVQNGVLIITARQEQFNGSGYTSARIKTEGLFEQAYGRFEARIRVPYGQGMWPAFWLLGNNCNDPGFTWPQCGEIDIMEFRGQEPTVIHGSVHGPGYSAGNAITKSYTLENDRFDTGFHVYGIEWAPDYVNFYVDDVLYNQITKADVTGEWVLDHPFYIIINLAVGGSFVGSPNSETVFPQNMLVDYVRVYKK